CCAGGTTAAGCCGGTCAGACTGTGCCCGAGGTAGCTGAAGGGACTCGAAACCTGTGCAGCTTGCCCACAGCCATCGACCGGCCAACCCGTATGGTCGAACCGGGATAAAGAATAGAATGAATGTTCATTTCTGTCAACCATTTCACCCAGCGTTTTTCTGGCCTGGGAAATCATATCAGCCACTTTCAGCCAATAACCCTCGTACCAGATCGAGAATATGCTTTGGTGGCATACCGTAGGGCACTACCGCGGTGAGCTTTCCCTGGCGGTCAATCAGGTAGAGGTTGGCCGAATGGTCGATGCTATAGCCGCCATCCTCTCTTTCGTGTCTTTTGTAATTGACACGGTATTGCCGGGCCACCTGCGCCACTTCGTCCTCACTTCCGGTCAGCCCGACCAACCCTTTGTTGAAATAGTGGACATAGTCCCGCATCACTTCAGGGGAGTCACGCCCGGGATCCAGGGATACAAACAATCCCTGCACCCGATCCCCCTGATCATCCAGCTCATTGAGTACCGCAGCCACATTCGCCAGCTCGGTTGGGCAGATATCGGGGCAGTAGGTGTAGCCGAAGAAAAGCAGCACCAGCTTGCCCTGAAGCTGGCGCAATTCAAAGGGATTGTTGTTATGATCGGTCAGACTGAATTCGCCACCCAGCTCCTCGGTGTTGGCCCAGGTCACCGTGACCGAGAGTGCGCTGAAGATCAGTAGAAACAGCAAGTGTTTAGCGGGTATCACCATTCAGCGCACCTCCACATCTGTACCGTGCACCCAACTCGGATCACCCTTTCCCACATCACCAACAGGCGCGGCAAAGGCATCGGCCACCAGGGTGTCCACATTGCCGCCGGTGAGGGATCGCATAAAGGCGACCAGATCCTGTTTCTCAGATTCATTTAATCCCAACGGCCTGATCAAGGGATCGAGCAGCTCGTTTGCGACGCCCCCCCCGTCATAAAACTCAACGACTTCAAGCAGGGTACTGAAGGAACCGTTATGCATGTATGGTGCCGTGAGCGCTACATTGCGCAAACTGGGTGTCTTGTACTTCCAGCGGTCGTTGGGATTTTGCGTCACCTCATACAGACCCACGTCAGTGGGTGCCGGTTCGCCCACCTGTTCGATGACCGATCGATCGATCTGCAGGGTCACACCCGGCGCCACCGTCACTGGCTGCGTCTCGGGCACTATTCCCATCGATTCCCTGTACCCTATACCGGTATTGTGCAGGCCATCGTCACTGAAGAGGGCATGCTTGTCGCCTATATGGTGGCAGGCCACACATCCCGCCTTGCCGACAAAGAGCTCAAAACCCCGCTGCGCTGATGCTGAGAGTGCCTGTTTATCACCCCCATAGTACCAATAATCGAAGGGTGAGCCTGCGGAAACGAGGGCGCGTTCATAGCTGGCGATGGCCATGCCGAGCGTCTCCATACTCACTCCCCTGCCATCGAAAGCAGCCTCGAAGCTACCCTCATAGTCATCGATCTTGCGGATCTTCTCCAGAACGTAGCCGATCGATGGATTGGCCATCTCGTTCCTGGCCAGCAACGGACCCCAGACCTGCTGTTCCAGGGTCTGCTCGCGCCCGTCGTGAAACAGCATGGCGGCATAGGCCGAGTTGTAGATGGTGGGCGAGTTGCGCCGCACGCTACGCCCCTCTATGCCTACCGCCATGGCCAGCTCGTTGCTGGTGAATCCCTGCTCAGGGACATGGCACATGGCACATGAGAAAGTGTCGTTGAGCGAGAGCCTGCGGTCATAGAAAAGCTTTCTGCCGAGTTCGATCTTTTCCCGGGTTATGGAATTATTCTCCGGTACCGGTACCGGGGGCAGCCCCAGTGGCGGCTGTTCGATAAAGGTCATCAGATCCGCAGCCTGGCCTTTCCTCAACTCCAGATCGAGGGATCGAGTAACATAGCTCTCCTGCTCGTAACCCTGTTTATCATCCCCCGGTTTGGATAATTTTGAAGGCTCGGGGAGGCTCAGAGCAGCCTTTAACAACCGACCTTGATTCTCTTCCTGCATCAGCAGCGTCTTCACATCGTTGATGATCAGATCGTGATGGAGAAAATCGACACTGTAGATATTGCGTATACGCTTTTGCGGATCGATGAGGAAGACCCGCAGCACATGGCTGTAGCCCACACTTGCCTTTCCGCTGCTGTCGACCTCCCGCTGAATCACCTGATTATAGGATTGCAATATGGGTTGTAGCGCCCGATGCGAAGCGGTGGTAATGAACTGCCACTCCCCTGAACTTCCGGCATAACGAAAATTATTGGCATAGAGTTTCATCACCTCCGGCGTGTCGACTTCGGGATCGAAACTCAGACTGATCAGCTTCAGCCTGTCGGCCAACATCGCATCCCTTTTCATCGCCGATTTGATCTTATAGAAGACATGGGAAGAGAGCGGGCATCCGTTAACGTCGCTGCAAGTACTGTAGATAAACGCCAACAGGACATAGCGGTCATTGAAGAGGTCGTGCAGACGCTGCTGTTTCCCTTCGCTGTTGAGCACCAAACCATTCCCTGCCTCACCTAGCGGTGGCAGGGAATAACCGCCTATCGCCGGCAGTGTGTAGCCCAACTCACCATAGCCTGGCGCTGAATCGGATAACGGATCGGCTGACGCTGTTGAAATCAGGATGGCGGCAAGCCAGACAGATCTTATAAATAGATTATGCATAGGTGCTCCCAGACAGCGGCAACCCTGACAGAGATCTATCCGACAGGGTTGCCTCCCTCCGGATGCCTGTCAGACACCCGGAACTGCCTGTATCACTTGACGATGGACTCCAGACTGGCTACGGAGACCTCCTTTTCCTCAGGCCTGACTGCACCATAGAGGGAGTAAGCACCGAAACGCATCTGGTGGGCGCGGCCGAGTTTCTCTTTATTGAAGTCGATAGCGAATTTCTCCACCAGCTTTTTGCCGTCCCAGACATAGCTCTTGAAGAACTGTTCGTTATCCTCGCCCTTCTTATCCCAGTTGGCCAGCAGCGAAGAGGTGTAATAGATACGGGTACTGTCCCAGCTGGAGGAAGCCATATTGACCTGGCGGCCGATCTTCTTTTCATAGACCTGCTTGGGATTGTGCGGATCGGTCATGTCGAAGAGCCGGGTCTTGCCGTCCATAAAGGTGTTGACCCAGAGCCGGCTATCGTCGGAACTGATGGAGATATCCACCGGCAATGGCACCTTGGAAGGATCGCCGATATCGGCCACGGCCTTGGCCTGCCACTCGCCGTTCTCATCCTCATAGATCAGGTGCAGCTTG
This sequence is a window from Candidatus Thiodiazotropha sp. LNASS1. Protein-coding genes within it:
- a CDS encoding SCO family protein, which translates into the protein MVIPAKHLLFLLIFSALSVTVTWANTEELGGEFSLTDHNNNPFELRQLQGKLVLLFFGYTYCPDICPTELANVAAVLNELDDQGDRVQGLFVSLDPGRDSPEVMRDYVHYFNKGLVGLTGSEDEVAQVARQYRVNYKRHEREDGGYSIDHSANLYLIDRQGKLTAVVPYGMPPKHILDLVRGLLAESG
- a CDS encoding cytochrome c peroxidase, which produces MHNLFIRSVWLAAILISTASADPLSDSAPGYGELGYTLPAIGGYSLPPLGEAGNGLVLNSEGKQQRLHDLFNDRYVLLAFIYSTCSDVNGCPLSSHVFYKIKSAMKRDAMLADRLKLISLSFDPEVDTPEVMKLYANNFRYAGSSGEWQFITTASHRALQPILQSYNQVIQREVDSSGKASVGYSHVLRVFLIDPQKRIRNIYSVDFLHHDLIINDVKTLLMQEENQGRLLKAALSLPEPSKLSKPGDDKQGYEQESYVTRSLDLELRKGQAADLMTFIEQPPLGLPPVPVPENNSITREKIELGRKLFYDRRLSLNDTFSCAMCHVPEQGFTSNELAMAVGIEGRSVRRNSPTIYNSAYAAMLFHDGREQTLEQQVWGPLLARNEMANPSIGYVLEKIRKIDDYEGSFEAAFDGRGVSMETLGMAIASYERALVSAGSPFDYWYYGGDKQALSASAQRGFELFVGKAGCVACHHIGDKHALFSDDGLHNTGIGYRESMGIVPETQPVTVAPGVTLQIDRSVIEQVGEPAPTDVGLYEVTQNPNDRWKYKTPSLRNVALTAPYMHNGSFSTLLEVVEFYDGGGVANELLDPLIRPLGLNESEKQDLVAFMRSLTGGNVDTLVADAFAAPVGDVGKGDPSWVHGTDVEVR